TTCCGGCTTCCAGCGTCCTGACCTCACATCATCCTCCTGACGGCTTCCGCGATCTGCGGCTCCGAAGGCAGTGCCGCCATTTCGAGCGCGCGCGAGTAGGGCATCGGCACGTCCGCGCCGGCGACGCGGGCGATGGGGGCGTCGAGGTAGTCGAAGGCCATCTCCTGGATCAGCGAGACGATTTCGCCGGCAAAGCCGCCGAAGCGCCAGTCGTCCTCGACGACCACGGCGCGCCCGGTCTTCTTCACGGACTCGATGACCGTGTCGATGTCCAGCGGGCGCAGCGTGCGCATGTCGATGACCTCGGCCTCGATCTCATCCTGCTCCGCGAGCAGCGCGGCGGCGCGCATGCTCTGATGCACGCTGCCCGAGTAGCCCACGATGGTCACGTCGGCGCCGGGCCGCAGGATGTTGGCCTCGCCAAAGGGCACGAAGTACTCGCCCTCGGGCACCTCGCCCTTCAGGGAGTAGATCGCCGTGTGCTCGATGAAGATCACCGGGTTGTCATCGCGGAAGGCCGTCTTCAGCAGTCCCTTGGCATCGTAGGGGTTCGACGGGCAGACCACCTTGAGGCCGGGCACGTGGGCGTACCAACCCTCGAGCGAATGCGAGTGCTGCGCGCCGAGCTGGCTGCCGGCGCCGCTGGCCATGCGGATGACAAGCGGCACTTTGATCTGGCCGCCGGACATGTAGTGGATCTTGGAGGCGCTGTTGATGATCTGGTCGATGGCCAGGAGGCTGAAGTTAATCGTCATCAGCTCAACCATCGGCCTTAGCCCGGCCATGGCCGCGCCGATGCCGGCGCCGACGATCGCCAGCTCGCTGATCGGCGTGTCGCGGATTCGCTCGGGCCCGAACTCCTCCAGGAAGCCCTTGGTCACGGCGTAGGAGCCGCCGTAAGCGCCGATGTCCTCACCCATGAGGAAGACCTTGGGGTCGGCGAGGAGCTCCTCGCGTAGGGCCTCGCGCAGGGCGTCGCGGATTGTCAGCTCAGGCATCCGACTGCCTCCCGCGCCTGCCGCGCCAGCCGTCGACGGGGGCGTCCGGGCCCGCGTAGACGTTTGCGTACAGGCTCTCCAGCGGAGGGTCCGGGCTCTGCTCAGCGAAGTCGACCGACTGGCGGACCTCTCGTTCGACGCGGTTCGCGATCTCTTCCGCTTCCGCCTCCGTGATGATGCCCTTGGCCAGAAGGGCGGCGCGGAAGTTCGTGATCGGGTCGAGCGAGCGCCAGTGCTCGACCTCTTCTTTGTTGCGGTAGAACTCCGGGTCGGCCATGGAATGGCCGCGGAAGCGGTAGGTGATGGCCTCGATGAAGACCGGCCCTTCGCCGCGACGCAGGAGCTTCAGCGCCTCGTCCACGCTCCGGCGAACGGCCAT
This window of the Dehalococcoidia bacterium genome carries:
- a CDS encoding alpha-ketoacid dehydrogenase subunit beta, whose amino-acid sequence is MPELTIRDALREALREELLADPKVFLMGEDIGAYGGSYAVTKGFLEEFGPERIRDTPISELAIVGAGIGAAMAGLRPMVELMTINFSLLAIDQIINSASKIHYMSGGQIKVPLVIRMASGAGSQLGAQHSHSLEGWYAHVPGLKVVCPSNPYDAKGLLKTAFRDDNPVIFIEHTAIYSLKGEVPEGEYFVPFGEANILRPGADVTIVGYSGSVHQSMRAAALLAEQDEIEAEVIDMRTLRPLDIDTVIESVKKTGRAVVVEDDWRFGGFAGEIVSLIQEMAFDYLDAPIARVAGADVPMPYSRALEMAALPSEPQIAEAVRRMM